A single window of Rubripirellula lacrimiformis DNA harbors:
- a CDS encoding efflux RND transporter periplasmic adaptor subunit, producing MNLTKILSATVALAVIGTAAVLLIPSPTDHATEGSALDVEAMPVADVSESIFDRLIVLDETQRQAAKIETAIVQRTTMHLTRTLPGRFAYDNTRHIAVRAPADAVVESVQVQTADEVSPGQAIAVLRSPTIGAARNQILSERSTLALARERLQWESDIRDGIVRLADLIQQREAVETIKDQLAKSKLGVPGGDILARYSQMLLAEKTSRSVDRISESGAISGRVVRERSSELQQAESGLATAIDQSIFQTHQSVATAKSEVESAQRQLLVAQQTLHTLLGSFAELESDSDASPTPSDPSRLTLRSPLKGTIERKVYSASERVAAGDEMFIIADTNQLWVEADIRGRDWHSIDLSQRDHVTVSTPSVDLPPQDATVIFVGREVDPASGAIPLVVQIDNTAGQYRPGLFARVAVPTGTLESVIAVPETAVVDLDGNDAVFVTADQGFKPVIIRKGKSADSMVEVSAGIQDGQTVVVSGAFVLKSELLLEGEE from the coding sequence ATGAACCTGACCAAAATTTTGAGCGCCACCGTTGCGCTCGCCGTGATAGGCACCGCTGCCGTACTTCTGATTCCATCGCCCACCGATCATGCAACCGAAGGTTCGGCACTTGATGTCGAGGCGATGCCGGTTGCCGATGTATCGGAAAGCATTTTTGATCGATTGATCGTGCTGGACGAAACCCAACGTCAGGCGGCAAAGATCGAAACCGCGATCGTCCAGCGAACGACGATGCATTTGACTCGCACTCTGCCGGGCCGGTTTGCGTATGACAACACGCGTCACATCGCCGTTCGTGCACCGGCGGATGCTGTCGTTGAAAGCGTGCAGGTCCAGACTGCCGATGAAGTCAGTCCTGGGCAGGCGATTGCGGTGTTGCGAAGCCCCACGATCGGCGCAGCAAGGAACCAGATTCTGTCGGAACGATCCACACTGGCACTGGCCCGCGAACGGCTGCAATGGGAATCCGATATCCGCGACGGGATCGTTCGGTTAGCGGACTTGATTCAACAGCGTGAAGCCGTCGAAACGATCAAGGATCAGCTTGCCAAATCAAAACTAGGGGTTCCCGGCGGCGACATTCTGGCGCGATACAGCCAGATGTTGTTGGCGGAAAAGACGTCGCGGTCTGTCGATCGCATCAGCGAATCGGGCGCAATCAGTGGCCGAGTCGTTCGCGAACGCAGCAGCGAACTTCAGCAGGCCGAATCGGGTTTGGCCACCGCCATCGACCAATCCATTTTCCAAACTCATCAATCGGTCGCAACGGCGAAATCCGAAGTCGAATCGGCCCAGCGCCAGTTGCTGGTCGCACAGCAAACCCTGCACACATTGTTGGGCAGCTTTGCGGAATTGGAAAGCGATTCCGATGCGTCGCCCACCCCATCGGATCCGTCTCGTCTAACCCTCCGATCACCGTTGAAGGGAACGATCGAACGCAAGGTGTATTCCGCTTCGGAACGGGTTGCGGCGGGCGACGAGATGTTCATCATCGCCGACACCAATCAATTGTGGGTCGAAGCCGACATTCGTGGTCGCGACTGGCACTCGATTGACCTTTCCCAGCGCGATCATGTGACCGTATCCACGCCTTCGGTCGACCTGCCGCCACAGGATGCGACGGTCATCTTTGTGGGCCGCGAAGTCGATCCCGCCTCGGGCGCCATCCCCCTTGTCGTTCAAATCGACAATACCGCCGGCCAGTACCGCCCCGGGCTGTTTGCTCGCGTTGCAGTGCCCACCGGAACGTTGGAATCCGTGATCGCGGTCCCTGAAACCGCCGTCGTCGACCTGGACGGAAACGACGCCGTCTTTGTGACCGCCGACCAGGGATTCAAGCCAGTCATCATCCGCAAAGGCAAATCGGCCGATTCGATGGTGGAAGTGTCCGCCGGAATTCAAGACGGTCAAACGGTCGTTGTCTCCGGTGCATTTGTGTTGAAAAGCGAACTCCTGCTCGAAGGGGAGGAGTGA
- a CDS encoding efflux RND transporter permease subunit, which yields MLKRLIEFSLNNRFLVIVAVLLIAGVGISSALKLPIDAVPDLTNTQVTVITQAGSLPPVEVERQVTYPVEWAMGGLPNVEEVRSISKFGLSVITIVFNEGTDVYFANQQVGQRLPSATASLPDGYGPPELGPMTTALGEILQFEVRSPSRSPMELRTMLDWDVSPKLRQVDGVTEINVMGGFFKTFEVRPDPDLLMSQGLTLQDLYTRIEAANANAGGGYVIHHDEQRFIRGQALLANVDDLRNIVIRRTDAGSPLLLADVADVVIAPMSRQGAVSRDGRGEAVTGMVMMRIGENSRDVVSRVKTRIAEIQATLPDDVVLDILYDRESLIDRTLHTVLKNLLEGGVLVAIVLLVTLGSLRAGLIVALAIPLSMLFASNMMLIFGISASLMSLGAIDFGLIVDSSVIMVENCVRRLSQTKDGQNRLQVIRDAAIEVRGPTMFGELIIAVVYVPVLLLEGTEGKMFRPMALTVLFALFGSLILSMTLMPALASLSLPKSPKDHDVLPIRILKRFYLPLVRWAVDTPKVTALVAASIFAISIPVAMNLGAEFMPRLNEGDLLVEAVRLPSASLEGAQQMAETVESELLVFPEIKTVFTKTGRPEIANDVMGVHQSDVWVMLNPPVEWPHPKTRDELIAEIETVLTEKVPGVAFGFTQPIEMRVDELVAGVKADVAVLVYGDDLDTLASKAKEIERTLRQVPGSADVKADIQSKLATLTIAPDREALARYGIDAAQVMDVVAAMGGRQVGEVLDERARFPIRVRLPESWRDDIEKLEQLPVAMAGGKPVPLYELATIQLEQTPPTVEHEDGRRRTFVSANVRGRDVATFVREAQAAVSKQVHLPPGYELRWGGDFENLQSASRRLLIITPIVLLVIFLLLHTSFHSVRLAMLIFLCVPIAASGGVFALMIREMPFSIAAGVGFIALFGVAVLNGLVWVSDAEHHRLDGTTPRKSALKAADDRLRPVLMTALVASLGFLPMAISHSDGAEIQRPLATVVIGGLITSTLLTCIVIPAIYPWFADQVREKPEPAA from the coding sequence ATGCTTAAACGTCTGATTGAATTTTCGCTGAACAATCGATTCCTCGTCATCGTCGCCGTGCTGTTGATTGCCGGCGTGGGGATCAGCAGCGCGTTGAAGTTGCCGATCGACGCGGTGCCTGATTTGACGAACACCCAAGTCACGGTGATCACGCAAGCGGGTTCGCTGCCACCGGTCGAAGTGGAACGCCAAGTCACCTACCCCGTCGAATGGGCGATGGGTGGGCTTCCGAATGTAGAGGAGGTTCGCAGCATCTCGAAATTTGGTCTGTCGGTGATCACGATTGTGTTCAACGAAGGGACCGATGTCTATTTTGCCAACCAACAGGTCGGTCAACGATTGCCATCGGCAACCGCCAGCCTGCCCGACGGCTACGGCCCGCCCGAACTGGGCCCGATGACCACCGCGCTTGGTGAAATTCTGCAGTTCGAAGTCCGCAGCCCTTCGCGGTCGCCGATGGAATTGCGAACGATGCTGGACTGGGACGTGTCCCCCAAACTGCGTCAGGTCGACGGGGTGACCGAGATCAATGTGATGGGGGGATTCTTCAAAACATTCGAAGTTCGTCCCGATCCCGATCTATTGATGTCGCAGGGGCTGACCCTGCAGGATCTGTACACGCGGATCGAGGCGGCCAATGCCAACGCCGGCGGTGGCTACGTCATCCACCATGACGAACAACGGTTCATTCGCGGACAGGCGTTGCTGGCCAATGTGGACGACCTGCGAAATATCGTCATCCGCCGAACCGACGCCGGGTCACCGCTGCTGCTAGCCGACGTTGCGGATGTCGTGATCGCACCGATGTCACGCCAGGGTGCGGTCAGCCGAGACGGACGTGGCGAAGCGGTCACGGGCATGGTGATGATGCGGATCGGCGAAAATTCGCGTGATGTCGTCAGCCGCGTCAAAACTCGGATCGCGGAAATCCAGGCAACCCTACCCGATGATGTCGTGCTAGACATTCTTTACGATCGCGAAAGCCTGATCGATCGGACGCTGCATACGGTGCTGAAAAACCTGCTCGAAGGCGGCGTCTTGGTTGCGATCGTCTTGCTGGTCACCCTTGGCAGTCTGCGAGCCGGGTTGATCGTCGCGTTGGCGATCCCGTTATCGATGCTGTTCGCGTCGAACATGATGTTGATCTTCGGGATCTCCGCCAGCCTGATGAGTCTGGGTGCGATTGACTTTGGCTTGATCGTTGATTCGTCAGTGATCATGGTCGAAAACTGTGTTCGCCGGCTCTCACAAACCAAGGACGGACAGAATCGATTGCAAGTCATCCGTGATGCAGCCATCGAAGTCCGTGGACCGACGATGTTCGGGGAACTGATCATCGCGGTGGTGTATGTTCCGGTGTTGCTGCTGGAAGGGACCGAGGGAAAAATGTTTCGCCCGATGGCGTTGACGGTACTGTTCGCATTGTTCGGTTCGTTGATCCTATCGATGACTCTGATGCCCGCCCTGGCATCGCTGTCGCTCCCCAAGTCCCCCAAAGACCACGACGTACTGCCGATTCGAATCCTAAAACGGTTCTATCTTCCGTTGGTCCGCTGGGCGGTCGATACGCCCAAAGTCACCGCGCTCGTCGCGGCAAGCATCTTTGCGATCAGCATTCCCGTCGCCATGAACTTGGGTGCCGAATTCATGCCCCGGTTGAACGAAGGGGACCTGTTGGTCGAAGCCGTTCGATTGCCAAGTGCATCGTTGGAAGGTGCACAGCAAATGGCCGAAACGGTGGAATCGGAACTGCTTGTGTTTCCAGAGATCAAAACGGTGTTCACCAAAACCGGTCGTCCCGAGATCGCGAACGACGTGATGGGGGTTCACCAAAGCGATGTCTGGGTGATGCTGAACCCACCGGTCGAATGGCCGCATCCGAAAACTCGAGACGAATTGATCGCCGAGATCGAAACCGTGCTCACCGAAAAAGTGCCCGGCGTCGCGTTCGGGTTCACACAACCGATCGAAATGCGAGTCGATGAACTGGTTGCCGGGGTCAAGGCCGATGTCGCCGTTCTGGTGTATGGCGATGACTTGGATACATTGGCGTCGAAGGCAAAAGAGATCGAACGGACCTTGCGTCAGGTGCCGGGATCCGCCGATGTGAAGGCTGATATTCAGTCCAAATTGGCAACCCTGACCATCGCTCCCGATCGCGAAGCGTTGGCCCGCTATGGCATCGACGCCGCTCAGGTGATGGACGTCGTCGCTGCGATGGGCGGTCGCCAAGTCGGTGAGGTGTTGGACGAAAGAGCGAGATTTCCAATCCGTGTACGTCTGCCAGAATCGTGGCGAGACGATATCGAGAAACTGGAACAGTTGCCCGTCGCCATGGCGGGTGGCAAACCCGTGCCGCTGTACGAGTTGGCGACAATTCAGTTGGAACAGACGCCACCTACGGTTGAACACGAAGACGGTCGACGCCGCACATTTGTGTCCGCCAATGTGCGTGGACGTGACGTGGCAACCTTCGTTCGCGAAGCTCAGGCGGCGGTATCCAAGCAAGTTCATCTGCCACCCGGGTACGAACTTCGGTGGGGTGGTGATTTTGAAAACCTGCAATCGGCTAGCCGCCGGCTGTTGATCATCACGCCGATCGTTTTGCTGGTGATCTTCCTGCTGCTTCACACATCGTTCCATTCGGTGCGATTGGCCATGCTGATTTTTCTATGCGTCCCAATCGCGGCTAGTGGCGGTGTGTTTGCGTTGATGATTCGCGAGATGCCGTTCAGTATCGCGGCGGGTGTCGGATTCATTGCCCTGTTCGGCGTCGCGGTGCTTAATGGCCTGGTTTGGGTCAGTGATGCAGAGCATCATCGATTGGACGGGACCACGCCAAGGAAATCCGCATTGAAGGCGGCAGACGATCGACTGCGACCTGTGCTGATGACGGCGTTGGTGGCCAGTCTGGGGTTCCTGCCGATGGCGATCTCGCACAGCGACGGTGCCGAGATCCAGCGTCCGCTGGCGACCGTCGTGATCGGTGGCTTGATCACCAGCACGCTGCTGACCTGCATTGTCATCCCCGCGATCTACCCCTGGTTTGCAGACCAGGTCCGAGAGAAGCCAGAACCAGCGGCTTGA
- a CDS encoding DUF1207 domain-containing protein, whose product MMHLRYPWAVNVVVGVVAVIAMMSVARADQSLGDDTRQDAYGVAVVPYDQTESLTVFDTAHRLIDQMSGSQTISQATTTDDVITVLTDSDRMAGAIDSDTIAAMTIGHHHATTSGHSNARQWQALPDGLMWRSYLAAPHEPRMSMLLFRDSDAGYFWDATLGGRVGLIRYGTTDARRPNGWQWDIEGAVMTRLNLLESEDVESMDYRFGTEITAAEGPWAMKFGYFHISSHVGDEFMGRNPTYQRINYVTESMILGGSYQPADWRLYGEVVNSFHDSGGAKRWQLQTGAEYTPKSKSDFRGAPFAAINVNLREAVDFSPTTTIQVGWSFQGSRSGRRMRYGLEYGAGPSNQYQFFSRDDEYLGLGIWFDY is encoded by the coding sequence ATGATGCACCTTCGGTATCCATGGGCCGTGAATGTCGTCGTTGGCGTCGTCGCAGTGATCGCGATGATGTCGGTGGCACGCGCCGATCAGTCGCTGGGGGATGACACGCGCCAAGATGCTTACGGCGTTGCGGTGGTTCCCTACGATCAGACTGAATCGTTGACGGTGTTTGATACCGCGCATCGGTTGATCGATCAGATGTCGGGTAGCCAAACGATATCGCAAGCAACCACCACGGATGACGTGATTACGGTTCTTACCGATTCCGATCGGATGGCGGGGGCGATCGATTCAGACACCATCGCGGCGATGACGATCGGGCACCACCACGCGACGACATCAGGCCATTCCAATGCGCGACAATGGCAAGCACTGCCCGATGGGTTGATGTGGCGATCCTATCTTGCCGCGCCCCATGAACCGCGCATGTCGATGCTGCTGTTCCGTGACTCGGACGCAGGCTATTTCTGGGATGCGACGCTAGGCGGTCGGGTTGGGCTAATCCGCTATGGAACCACTGATGCACGACGCCCCAATGGTTGGCAATGGGACATCGAAGGCGCGGTCATGACCCGACTGAATTTGTTGGAGTCCGAGGACGTCGAATCGATGGACTACCGTTTCGGCACCGAAATTACCGCTGCCGAAGGTCCCTGGGCGATGAAGTTTGGGTACTTCCACATCAGTTCGCATGTGGGAGACGAGTTCATGGGCCGGAACCCTACCTACCAACGAATCAATTATGTGACGGAGTCGATGATTCTTGGCGGCAGCTACCAACCGGCAGATTGGCGACTGTACGGCGAAGTCGTGAACTCCTTTCATGATTCCGGTGGTGCGAAACGATGGCAATTGCAGACCGGTGCGGAGTACACGCCAAAGTCGAAGTCCGATTTTCGCGGTGCCCCATTCGCCGCGATCAATGTGAATCTGCGAGAAGCGGTTGATTTCAGTCCAACCACCACGATCCAAGTCGGTTGGTCCTTTCAGGGGTCGCGATCGGGACGGCGGATGAGATACGGATTGGAATACGGTGCCGGCCCCAGCAATCAGTATCAGTTCTTCAGCCGCGATGATGAGTATCTGGGCTTAGGCATCTGGTTTGACTATTAA
- a CDS encoding phospholipid carrier-dependent glycosyltransferase has translation MMKNFKDGLVCCWNNGYPTIESDDRQSAVDRWSPIQERVAAIVIAVASLVVLAPSLSYPLIAPDETRYAQIAMEMIESRDWITPTLDGQPYLDKPPLMYWLTAISFQICGQSEWAARLPSMLSALSTVMVVLLLGRQIVGSQAAFLGSASLLLCGGFLLAGRFLILDSLLSFWTTCCLLVGCIAAGRRNRRCWWWLLAGLACGMGILTKGPIALVLCGPPLAIGVWMHKERIQPRIWDWGPMAILMTLLCVPWYLAVWKFNPDFGDYFFLEHNVKRFTEGSNHRQPFWFYIPILMAAMFPTSLLLPSLGVFLFSPEERCRRGKPTQLRFLCVTAAWILAFFSAASCKLPTYIIPVIPIISLILGVILSTTVFASESTSRITRYLRPFPLRANLILLIAGATVLGTQIWLEQSASWSVITTMLLGAVILAVTVRCWNQPAANGRLGWVTTALLAIAVLSTAGTGLLPAIASERSVYSKTAALAHDHPDRWIVFFGEKRHAVKLQIRADRVVYFSEQQKEEFATFLVNHADTIVVANERSLPSTREAIAATHVIQATGAHKRLYLASPRASTSVAAVIANTEHPIGSELR, from the coding sequence ATGATGAAAAATTTTAAAGATGGTTTGGTTTGCTGTTGGAACAACGGTTACCCAACCATCGAATCGGATGATCGGCAGTCCGCGGTGGATCGTTGGAGTCCGATCCAAGAGCGAGTCGCAGCGATCGTGATTGCCGTTGCATCCTTGGTGGTGCTGGCCCCCAGTTTGTCGTATCCGTTGATTGCCCCGGACGAAACACGATACGCGCAGATCGCGATGGAGATGATCGAATCGCGAGATTGGATCACGCCGACTCTGGATGGACAGCCGTACCTGGACAAACCGCCTTTGATGTATTGGTTGACGGCGATCAGTTTTCAAATTTGTGGCCAGAGCGAATGGGCAGCACGGTTGCCGTCGATGTTGTCGGCGCTGTCGACCGTGATGGTGGTGCTGTTGCTCGGACGCCAGATCGTCGGCAGTCAAGCAGCGTTTCTGGGATCCGCATCGCTGCTGCTTTGTGGCGGCTTTCTGTTGGCCGGTCGATTCTTGATCTTGGATTCGTTGCTGTCGTTTTGGACGACGTGCTGCCTGCTGGTTGGCTGCATCGCGGCGGGCCGGCGCAACCGTCGCTGTTGGTGGTGGTTGTTGGCAGGGCTAGCCTGTGGGATGGGGATACTGACCAAAGGACCCATCGCTTTGGTGCTGTGTGGTCCCCCGTTAGCAATCGGTGTGTGGATGCACAAAGAACGCATCCAACCCAGGATCTGGGACTGGGGCCCAATGGCGATCCTGATGACGTTGCTGTGTGTGCCCTGGTATCTGGCGGTCTGGAAATTCAATCCTGACTTCGGCGACTACTTTTTCTTAGAACACAACGTGAAGCGGTTCACCGAAGGATCCAACCACCGGCAACCATTCTGGTTCTACATTCCAATTCTGATGGCAGCCATGTTTCCCACTTCGTTGCTGTTGCCATCATTGGGGGTGTTCTTGTTCAGCCCAGAAGAGCGGTGTCGACGTGGGAAACCCACTCAGTTGAGGTTTTTATGCGTTACCGCGGCCTGGATCCTGGCTTTTTTTTCAGCCGCGAGCTGCAAATTGCCGACTTACATTATACCGGTTATTCCGATTATCAGTTTGATCCTTGGCGTGATTCTTAGCACGACCGTGTTCGCATCGGAATCGACCAGTCGGATCACTCGTTATTTACGTCCTTTTCCCCTGCGAGCCAACCTGATTCTGTTGATCGCCGGGGCTACGGTCTTGGGAACACAAATCTGGCTCGAACAATCGGCAAGCTGGAGCGTCATTACTACGATGTTGCTTGGTGCTGTCATTCTTGCCGTCACGGTTCGCTGCTGGAATCAACCCGCTGCCAATGGGCGGTTGGGGTGGGTGACGACTGCTCTTTTGGCGATCGCTGTGCTTTCGACGGCGGGAACAGGATTGTTGCCGGCGATCGCAAGCGAACGATCGGTCTATAGCAAGACTGCGGCACTGGCCCACGACCACCCCGATCGATGGATCGTTTTCTTTGGTGAGAAACGGCATGCCGTGAAACTGCAGATCCGTGCCGATCGAGTGGTCTATTTTTCCGAGCAGCAAAAAGAAGAGTTTGCGACTTTTCTGGTCAATCATGCCGACACCATCGTGGTGGCCAACGAACGCAGTTTGCCTTCGACACGGGAAGCAATCGCGGCGACCCACGTTATCCAGGCAACCGGAGCGCACAAACGCTTGTATCTTGCGTCCCCGCGTGCATCGACCTCGGTGGCAGCCGTCATCGCGAACACCGAACATCCAATCGGTAGTGAGCTTCGTTGA
- a CDS encoding LptF/LptG family permease encodes MGKLQRKVVLDVLGMFVVSLFALTTLVLVIGVARESLDQGLNLASVLRLLPFAAPNALALSIPGTTLFSTCCIYGRMSADNELTAMQSVGISTFAVMWPTIILTVGLSIATVILINTAFTWGFHGVQNVVVSSVENIAYGVLRRERNFQHGNFSLTVRDVVDDRLIEPLISVRRDGQDPIVISAREATMSYIDKEQVLSFAIYNGTATVGGNVAFHFPGQYIQRIPLGAQQNDSILTANPSHMRMRDLPSATVGQFGDIHRRSGEIAVHTGFSLLSSHSDQIAGADAMKRKAQLQQSRKRLHRLDAEMHRRWASGFTCLAFAIIGVPLSIRLRTSDTMTTFGVCFLPTLLIYYPVFALSLDMAKSGDIPACGVWIANGVTIAIGFVMMKRAVYRVI; translated from the coding sequence ATGGGAAAGTTACAGCGAAAGGTCGTTCTGGATGTGCTGGGAATGTTTGTGGTTTCGTTGTTCGCATTGACCACTTTGGTACTCGTGATCGGTGTGGCCAGAGAATCGTTGGACCAAGGGTTGAACTTGGCCAGTGTTCTGCGGTTGCTTCCGTTTGCGGCGCCCAACGCGTTGGCACTTTCGATTCCCGGAACGACACTGTTCAGTACGTGTTGCATCTACGGGCGGATGTCGGCCGACAATGAACTGACGGCAATGCAATCGGTTGGCATTTCGACGTTTGCCGTGATGTGGCCCACGATCATCCTGACCGTTGGTCTGAGCATCGCGACGGTCATTTTGATCAACACCGCGTTCACGTGGGGGTTCCATGGCGTTCAGAACGTCGTTGTGTCGTCGGTTGAAAACATTGCCTACGGAGTCCTGCGGCGTGAACGGAATTTCCAGCACGGGAACTTCTCGTTGACGGTTCGCGATGTTGTTGATGATCGGCTGATCGAACCGCTGATCAGCGTTCGCCGAGACGGCCAGGATCCGATTGTCATCAGCGCACGCGAGGCGACGATGAGCTACATCGACAAGGAACAGGTGTTGTCGTTTGCCATCTACAACGGAACGGCGACGGTCGGCGGAAATGTCGCATTTCACTTCCCCGGTCAGTATATCCAGCGTATCCCGCTGGGGGCTCAGCAGAACGATTCGATTCTGACGGCAAATCCATCGCACATGCGGATGCGAGATCTGCCTTCGGCAACGGTCGGTCAATTTGGTGACATCCATCGTCGATCGGGTGAGATTGCTGTCCACACCGGGTTCAGTCTGCTCAGTTCCCATAGCGACCAGATCGCCGGGGCAGACGCCATGAAGCGAAAAGCTCAGCTGCAACAAAGTCGTAAACGCTTGCATCGATTGGACGCTGAAATGCATCGCCGTTGGGCCAGCGGATTTACCTGTTTGGCGTTTGCGATCATCGGTGTGCCGCTTTCCATTCGACTGCGCACCTCCGACACGATGACAACCTTTGGTGTCTGCTTTCTGCCGACACTGCTGATCTATTACCCCGTCTTTGCATTGTCATTGGACATGGCCAAGTCGGGCGATATTCCTGCCTGTGGGGTTTGGATCGCGAATGGAGTGACCATCGCGATCGGTTTCGTGATGATGAAGCGCGCTGTTTACCGAGTGATCTAG